The genomic region GATCCTTTATTTCAAAGCGCATGATCTCCCTGAGCTTGGGATCCAGGTTTGATAACGGCTCATCGAGCAGAAGGATCTTCGGCTGAGTAACGATGGCCCTCGCAAGTGCTATCCTCTGCTGTTCCCCTCCTGACAGGTCGTATGGAAATTTGCTTTCCAGACCCTGCAGGCTGGTGTGATTTAATGCTTCTTTAACCTTTTCTTCAATTACACTTTTACTGAGTTTCAGGATCCTCAGTGGAAAGGCGACATTTTCAAAAACATTTTTGTGCGGCCAGACCGCAAAAGCCTGAAAAACCATTCCGAGGCCTCGTTTTTCGGGAGGCATGTAGTACCTTTTTGTTTTAGCGACCGATGAGACGATATCCTCTCCAAGCTGGATATCACCTGTTGTCAGGTCCTCAAAGCCTGCAACCATCCTTAATGTCGTAGTTTTACCGCAGCCCGAGGGACCGAGCATGGAAAAGCACTCCCCGCTCTTTATGGTTAAATTGAGGTCGTCTACGGCAACAACGCTCCCGAACGTTTTTGTCACAAACGTTTTCGTCATATTTTTCAGGATGACATCTGACATATCTATTTGCCTCTTCTCTCACGAGTGATAAACCGCAAGACCAGGCTGCCTGTAATAATTATCAATATGGCAACTCCTGCCAGAGCGGAGGCCTCGACCGTATTTCCCTCCTCATGAATGGAATATATGGCGACACCCAGGGTCCTGGTCTTGGGACCGTACAGGAGTAGAGAGGTTGTCAATTCCCGCATCGCAGGCAGGAATATGAGGAAGAAACCTGCCACCATTCCAGGTCGGATCAAGGGGAGAGTGACATCCGCCAACGATTGCCAGTGTGTCGCGCCGCATGACCTGGCGGATTCCTCAAGTGAATCATGTACCTGCTCAAGTGAAGCTGAAGCGGATTTCATGGAAAATGCCATGTAACGGGCTACATAGGCGATCAGGATGATCCACAGTGTGTTGTATAAATTTACCTTAAAAGCGCCGCTCCACATCAATATCACACCGATAGCCAGGACGATCCCCGGGATGGAATAGGGCAGCAGAGCAAGGATCTCCAGGATCTCCTTTCCCCTTGCCTTTATCTTGATGACGATGTAGGCAACCATGGTACCCACGAACATGGTGACAAAAGCTGCTGTGATCGATAAAAGCAGACTGTTTTTTATAGAGTCCTGGGCCATCTTGGAGTGGAACAGAACGTTTTTGAAATTATCCAGGGTAAAGCTGCTGGGAGTCAGCGGAAGCCCGTAGACCTTCAGCAGCCCCACGGCGAAGATCGTTGTGAGTGGAAGGATCACGATGAAAAGCAGG from Candidatus Latescibacterota bacterium harbors:
- a CDS encoding ABC transporter ATP-binding protein, whose protein sequence is MSDVILKNMTKTFVTKTFGSVVAVDDLNLTIKSGECFSMLGPSGCGKTTTLRMVAGFEDLTTGDIQLGEDIVSSVAKTKRYYMPPEKRGLGMVFQAFAVWPHKNVFENVAFPLRILKLSKSVIEEKVKEALNHTSLQGLESKFPYDLSGGEQQRIALARAIVTQPKILLLDEPLSNLDPKLREIMRFEIKDLQKKFNFTIIYVTHDQTEAMALSDRMLVMDMGKVQQINTPTEIYNNPSNLFVFDFIGDSNLLEVEIENGKIFPKNFKDQNIECDLPDSLDERTVILATRPNEIDLVHDGGFKAKVEGRILLSGYINYRINVGNQEVKVRSAEDKGFQVGDTCGVKFNGIKWYSASEKISDEIREKRKVI
- a CDS encoding iron ABC transporter permease, with protein sequence PLVLPAIAAGSMLILISSLSHFGVPAILGFSQNIFTLPTKIYEHIYKTAGSFEGIRKGAALSVLLVFTVVLALALQRYILKSGRFEIIKGKSMRPMLIKLRAFKFPLLFVSIGVLLFIVILPLTTIFAVGLLKVYGLPLTPSSFTLDNFKNVLFHSKMAQDSIKNSLLLSITAAFVTMFVGTMVAYIVIKIKARGKEILEILALLPYSIPGIVLAIGVILMWSGAFKVNLYNTLWIILIAYVARYMAFSMKSASASLEQVHDSLEESARSCGATHWQSLADVTLPLIRPGMVAGFFLIFLPAMRELTTSLLLYGPKTRTLGVAIYSIHEEGNTVEASALAGVAILIIITGSLVLRFITRERRGK